One genomic segment of Synechocystis sp. LKSZ1 includes these proteins:
- a CDS encoding aldehyde dehydrogenase has product MLTTALDFSSLLHQQRQYFNTGATRPLAFRLEQLKKLKTLIQEYEPQILQALQQDLYKPNFEGYLTEILAATKEIDYAIKHLPQWIKPRSVPISLETFPGQACIYPDPLGVVLIISPWNYPFGLALSPLVGAIAAGNCAVIKPSELSPATSAVITDLLNRHFPPELIQVMEGDASVSQALLQERFDHIFFTGGTRIGKIVMEAAAKHLTPVTLELGGKTPCIVDREIDLTETAKRIAWGKFLNAGQTCVAPDYLLVQETIQQPLLQTLQQAIEDFYGTNPAESPDYGRIINQRQFDRLVGLLDSGDIDYGGACDPVSRYLAPTLMTNVSTDAPVMAEEIFGPILPILTYQSLETAIAFVNERPKPLALYLFSKDSQKQAQVLAGTSSGGVCINDTIMHLGVTDLPFGGVGPSGMGQYHGKASFDTFSHFKSVLKRPFWLESGLRYPPYGKKLTWVKRLLG; this is encoded by the coding sequence ATGCTGACCACCGCCCTTGATTTTTCCTCCCTCCTGCACCAACAGCGCCAATATTTTAATACTGGGGCCACCCGTCCCCTGGCCTTTCGTCTGGAACAGCTTAAAAAGCTCAAGACCCTGATCCAAGAGTACGAGCCCCAAATTTTACAGGCCCTCCAGCAGGATCTCTATAAACCTAACTTCGAGGGCTACTTGACGGAAATTTTGGCCGCAACCAAGGAAATTGATTACGCTATCAAGCACCTGCCCCAGTGGATCAAACCCCGGTCGGTGCCGATCAGTCTAGAAACTTTTCCCGGCCAAGCCTGCATCTACCCCGATCCCTTAGGCGTTGTCCTCATTATTAGCCCCTGGAATTATCCCTTTGGTCTGGCCCTGTCTCCTCTGGTCGGAGCCATTGCGGCGGGAAACTGTGCCGTGATTAAACCATCGGAACTGAGTCCGGCGACATCGGCAGTGATTACGGATCTGCTCAATCGCCATTTTCCCCCCGAATTGATCCAAGTAATGGAAGGCGATGCCAGCGTGAGCCAGGCCCTGTTACAGGAACGCTTTGACCATATCTTTTTTACCGGCGGCACTCGTATTGGCAAAATTGTGATGGAAGCGGCGGCAAAACATCTCACCCCCGTGACCTTGGAACTCGGCGGTAAAACCCCTTGCATTGTTGATAGGGAGATTGACCTGACGGAAACCGCCAAGCGTATTGCTTGGGGGAAATTTCTCAATGCGGGCCAGACCTGTGTCGCCCCAGATTATTTGCTAGTGCAAGAAACTATCCAGCAACCCCTACTCCAGACCCTCCAGCAGGCCATCGAGGATTTTTATGGTACGAATCCCGCCGAAAGCCCTGATTACGGCCGTATCATCAACCAACGGCAATTTGACCGCCTGGTGGGCCTACTGGATAGCGGCGATATTGATTACGGTGGGGCCTGTGACCCGGTCAGCCGTTACCTGGCCCCGACCCTGATGACGAATGTCTCTACGGATGCGCCGGTGATGGCGGAGGAAATTTTCGGGCCAATTCTGCCGATTCTGACCTATCAGTCCTTGGAAACAGCCATTGCTTTTGTCAATGAACGGCCCAAACCTCTGGCCCTGTACCTCTTCTCGAAAGATTCCCAAAAACAGGCCCAGGTTCTAGCCGGCACCTCTAGTGGTGGAGTTTGTATTAACGACACCATCATGCACTTGGGGGTGACGGATCTGCCCTTTGGCGGAGTTGGCCCCAGTGGTATGGGCCAATATCACGGTAAGGCCAGCTTTGATACTTTTAGTCACTTTAAAAGCGTCCTCAAGCGACCGTTTTGGTTGGAATCGGGCCTGCGCTATCCCCCCTACGGTAAAAAATTAACTTGGGTGAAGCGACTCCTGGGCTAG
- a CDS encoding DUF4346 domain-containing protein yields MTTLRDDLKSLDDKLSNRFIDLDPGGYWIIAIDASAPVIRIEHYGNAINDQGLAVDPETGEVIACRGGVVRRPSLTLTGQTAKELCIKLFEELDPCPVTRLDHAAYLGRELVRAELALVTGTEYIQD; encoded by the coding sequence ATGACCACCCTGCGTGACGACCTTAAAAGTTTGGATGACAAGCTCTCTAATCGTTTTATTGACCTAGACCCCGGCGGTTACTGGATTATTGCCATTGATGCCTCGGCCCCCGTGATTCGCATAGAACATTACGGGAATGCCATCAATGACCAGGGCCTGGCAGTCGATCCCGAAACTGGGGAAGTTATCGCCTGTCGGGGCGGGGTGGTTCGTCGTCCGAGCTTGACCCTGACCGGCCAAACGGCCAAGGAACTCTGTATCAAACTGTTTGAGGAGCTTGACCCCTGTCCTGTCACTCGGCTCGATCATGCGGCTTACCTCGGTCGGGAACTGGTCAGGGCGGAACTGGCCCTGGTCACCGGCACGGAATATATCCAGGATTAG
- the pyk gene encoding pyruvate kinase, whose amino-acid sequence MPTSPLPRRTKIVATIGPATQSKEVLRQLIQAGATTLRLNFSHGDHDYHHQSIRLIRQTAFELNQPVGILQDLQGPKIRVGKFLNETQSIILKPGDRFTLTSRKVECNQEISSISYERLAEEVPEGARILLDDGKLEMRVESIDLANKDLHCRVVVGGTLSSNKGVNFPGVYLSVKALTEKDKEDLMFGLDQGVDWVALSFVRNPQDIEEIKGLIAAAGKSVPVIAKIEKHEAIEDMWAVLEKCDGVMVARGDLGVELPAEDVPILQKKLIATANQLGIPVITATQMLDSMVNNPRPTRAEVSDVANAILDGTDAVMLSNETAIGKFPVEAVAMMATIAERIEQEQIATDRSASPKTSIPNAISAAVSDIAETLKAAAIMTLTKTGATARNVSKFRPKTPILAITPHVDVSRQLQLVWGVKPLLVLDLPSTSQTFQAAINVAQENLLLKDGDLVVMTAGTLQGVAGSTDLIKVEVVKAILGRGVGIGQGAVSGRARVANNSKELNQFSPGEILVVPSTSADFVEVMRKAAGIITEEPSLTSHAAIIGLRLGVPVIVGFKQATQIVREGAILTLDAQKGLVYSGAMASVPQ is encoded by the coding sequence ATGCCCACCTCGCCGCTTCCCCGTCGTACCAAAATTGTGGCTACCATCGGCCCTGCCACCCAGAGCAAGGAAGTGCTAAGGCAGTTAATTCAAGCTGGGGCAACCACCTTACGCCTAAACTTTTCCCATGGCGACCACGATTACCATCACCAAAGTATTCGTCTGATTCGGCAAACCGCCTTTGAACTGAACCAACCCGTCGGCATTCTCCAAGACCTCCAGGGCCCGAAGATTCGGGTCGGCAAGTTTCTCAACGAAACCCAATCGATTATTTTAAAACCCGGAGACCGCTTTACCCTCACCAGTCGCAAGGTAGAGTGTAATCAGGAAATTAGTTCGATTAGTTACGAGCGTTTGGCCGAGGAAGTGCCGGAAGGAGCCCGAATTCTCCTGGATGATGGCAAGTTGGAGATGCGAGTAGAAAGCATTGACCTGGCCAATAAAGACCTCCACTGTCGCGTCGTGGTGGGGGGCACCCTTTCCAGCAATAAAGGGGTTAACTTTCCGGGGGTTTATCTGTCGGTCAAGGCCCTGACGGAAAAAGATAAAGAGGATTTGATGTTTGGGCTGGATCAAGGGGTTGATTGGGTGGCTCTGAGCTTTGTGCGGAATCCCCAGGACATTGAAGAGATTAAAGGCCTGATTGCGGCGGCGGGAAAATCTGTGCCGGTGATTGCCAAAATCGAAAAACATGAGGCCATCGAAGACATGTGGGCCGTCTTGGAAAAGTGCGACGGAGTGATGGTGGCTCGGGGGGACTTGGGGGTAGAACTGCCCGCTGAAGACGTGCCGATTTTACAGAAGAAACTGATCGCTACGGCCAACCAATTGGGTATTCCCGTGATTACGGCCACGCAAATGCTCGACAGCATGGTCAATAATCCCCGACCAACGCGGGCGGAGGTATCCGATGTAGCTAACGCGATCCTAGACGGTACCGATGCTGTCATGCTCTCCAATGAAACGGCGATTGGTAAGTTTCCGGTGGAAGCTGTGGCCATGATGGCAACGATTGCCGAGCGCATTGAGCAAGAACAAATTGCAACCGACCGCTCCGCTAGTCCCAAAACCTCGATTCCCAACGCCATTTCGGCGGCAGTGAGTGACATTGCCGAGACCTTAAAGGCGGCGGCGATTATGACCCTAACCAAAACGGGAGCTACAGCCCGTAATGTGTCCAAATTCCGGCCCAAAACCCCAATTCTTGCCATCACTCCCCACGTCGATGTCTCGCGGCAATTGCAATTGGTTTGGGGCGTCAAACCGCTTCTGGTTCTTGACCTCCCCTCCACGAGTCAAACCTTCCAGGCCGCCATTAATGTGGCCCAGGAAAATCTTCTACTCAAGGATGGCGATCTGGTGGTGATGACCGCCGGTACGCTCCAGGGGGTGGCGGGTTCTACGGACTTGATTAAAGTGGAAGTGGTTAAGGCCATTTTGGGCCGGGGCGTCGGCATTGGCCAGGGGGCCGTGAGTGGCCGGGCTCGGGTGGCTAACAATTCCAAGGAATTGAATCAATTTAGTCCTGGGGAAATTCTGGTCGTGCCTTCCACCAGTGCCGATTTCGTGGAGGTAATGCGCAAGGCCGCTGGCATTATCACCGAGGAACCCAGCCTTACCAGTCATGCCGCTATCATTGGCCTACGCCTCGGCGTCCCAGTGATCGTTGGTTTTAAACAGGCCACTCAGATCGTTCGGGAGGGGGCCATTCTCACCCTCGATGCCCAAAAGGGCCTAGTTTATTCCGGGGCCATGGCCAGCGTTCCCCAGTAA